In Anaerolineales bacterium, the following proteins share a genomic window:
- a CDS encoding RsiV family protein, protein MFVKLFNLLVTGLTLFSILAACSTAAQVPTPTPTAVPVNPTPLSSRVTLTYITFREDGSSPRYTITVQTPRLTGSEDERVIKFNERMNEVIQGEVNYFRENILAHMSSPPITSGSFLDVGYTLVYQRGDIWSLKFNFVGYSDGAAHPFHYSLTMNYDLEQGRKLSLDDLFVEDSGYLKTISSYCIAQLSKRDIGFFGGFEQGADPTSENYRNWNIANEGLLITFDEYQVAPYAAGPQTVTVPYSELKSLINQQGPLVVVLR, encoded by the coding sequence ATGTTTGTCAAATTGTTCAATTTATTGGTTACAGGGCTTACCCTGTTCAGCATCCTTGCGGCATGTTCGACAGCCGCGCAAGTTCCCACGCCGACGCCGACCGCCGTTCCCGTCAACCCGACACCGCTGAGCAGCCGAGTCACGCTAACGTACATCACGTTCCGCGAGGACGGTTCGTCGCCGCGTTATACCATCACGGTCCAAACCCCGCGGCTGACCGGCAGTGAGGATGAGCGGGTGATCAAGTTCAACGAACGGATGAACGAAGTAATCCAGGGTGAGGTCAACTATTTTCGCGAGAATATCCTCGCGCACATGTCATCCCCGCCAATTACTTCAGGCAGTTTCCTCGACGTGGGATATACCCTTGTCTATCAGCGCGGCGATATTTGGTCGCTCAAATTCAACTTCGTCGGATACTCCGACGGCGCGGCTCATCCTTTCCATTATAGTTTGACCATGAACTACGATCTGGAACAAGGACGCAAACTTTCGCTAGACGATTTATTTGTCGAAGACAGCGGCTACCTGAAAACAATTTCAAGTTACTGCATTGCGCAACTGAGCAAGCGCGATATCGGCTTCTTCGGCGGGTTCGAGCAAGGGGCGGACCCGACCTCTGAAAATTATCGCAATTGGAACATCGCTAACGAAGGCTTACTTATCACGTTCGATGAGTATCAAGTCGCGCCGTACGCGGCAGGTCCGCAAACGGTAACGGTTCCTTACAGCGAATTGAAGTCGCTCATCAACCAGCAGGGTCCGCTCGTTGTGGTGTTACGCTGA